A genomic window from Montipora capricornis isolate CH-2021 chromosome 8, ASM3666992v2, whole genome shotgun sequence includes:
- the LOC138014287 gene encoding glutathionyl-hydroquinone reductase YqjG-like, protein MTDKLPDWSNDISKKGEFVRTASVFRNWVTADGSSEFAAEDDRYHLYVSLACPWAHRTLITRKLKGLENAITYTVVDWFLGSEGWTFTDSKPKCSLDTLNGCQTLREVYRIASPGYSGKVTVPVLWDKKTKTIVNNESSEIIRMFNKEFNAFCATEEQKTLDLYPARLQEKIEELNGWIYPNINNGVYRAGFATSQEAYDVAVRDVFNALDKVEGLLSKSRYLTGDTITEADVRLFTTLVRFDMVYVGHFKCNKKRIVDYPNIWGYLRDLYQTSGIGETVDAEHIQKHYQQSHLKINPNGIVAIGPDLDFNKPHGRQ, encoded by the exons ATGACTGACAAATTGCCCGATTGGTCAAATGATATCTCCAAGAAGGGGGAATTTGTTCGCACAGCGTCCGTTTTTCGTAACTGGGTGACAGCTGATGGCTCAAGCGAATTTGCTGCAGAGGATGATCGTTATCACCTGTATGTGTCTTTGGCCTGTCCTTGGGCACATCGAACACTGATAACACGCAAACtgaaaggccttgaaaatgcgATCACTTACACCGTTGTGGATTGGTTCTTGGGCTCTGAAGGCTGGACATTCACGGACAGCAAACCGAAGTGTTCCCTGGACACACTAAATGGTTGCCAAACGCTGAGAGAAGTCTATCGGATCGCCAGTCCGGGATACTCAGGGAAGGTCACGGTGCCAGTTCTTTGGGATAAGAAGACGAAAACTATCGTAAACAACGAATCCAGTGAGATTATTCGGATGTTTAATAAAGAATTCAACGCGTTTTGTGCGACCGAAGAGCAGAAAACACTTGATCTGTATCCAGCGAGGCTGCAGGAGAAAATCGAGGAGCTAAATGGTTGGATTTACCC GAACATCAACAATGGTGTTTATCGTGCTGGATTTGCAACATCGCAGGAGGCTTATGATGTTGCAGTTAGAGATGTCTTTAACGCTCTTGATAAG GTGGAGGGACTCCTCAGCAAATCACGTTACCTAACTGGTGATACTATCACAGAAGCAGATGTTCGTCTGTTCACCACACTTGTTAGGTTCGATATGGTTTATGTTGGACATTTTAAG TGCAACAAGAAGCGTATAGTGGACTATCCCAACATTTGGGGCTATCTAAGAGACCTTTATCAAACCAGTGGCATTGGAGAAACTGTGGATGCTGAACATATTCAAAAACATTATCAG CAAAGTCACTTGAAGATTAATCCAAACGGCATTGTGGCCATTGGGCCAGATTTGGACTTCAACAAGCCACATGGCCGGCAATGA
- the LOC138060435 gene encoding uncharacterized protein has product MKLFIIALAIACYVGKYQTSGIVSPEALNVTLAVFAGVPDPQWTITPNTLNYQEIQKLYKEAKNLGATYSLKQMPAHLGYKGFLVEEGDQDLVRVIVGPKTTPLQNLFLQSIPAEIKLPKKIKDKIAIVIKSGKVLPMNLNDVKENFTEPIAKRAPPNWEGATYTWSHNYAITKNNCYNYANDKVTNTLAQPGRGSGRELAAITNNEVREAARRDGLVLLPDAAGGGIPNISKNGPYHLVALVVDPGNDYHWYRLDSNGLWSHKPGRTRITNRDGALNLIPDPRLAVNGPGPFNYAFVCFMRTNKNTVNIR; this is encoded by the exons ATGAAGCTGTTCATCATTGCTCTGGCTATCGCTTGCTACGTTGGAAAATACCAAACATCTGGCATAG TTTCTCCCGAAGCTTTAAACGTCACTCTGGCTGTATTCGCTGGTGTCCCTGATCCACAATGGACGATCACCCCAAACACCTTAAACTACCAAGAAATCCAAAAGTTATACAAAGAGGCGAAGAATTTGGGAGCCACGTACTCTCTCAAGCAAATGCCCGCCCATCTTGGCTACAAAGGATTTCTCGTAGAAGAGGGTGATCAAGACCTGGTCAGGGTGATTGTGGGTCCAAAGACAACACCACTGCAGAATCTGTTCCTACAGTCTATTCCCGCGGAGATAAAGCTacccaaaaaaattaaagataagATCGCTATTGTTATCAAAAGTGGGAAAGTCTTGCCTATGAACCTCAATGACGTGAAGGAAAACTTTACGGAACCAATAGCTAAGCGTGCCCCTCCTAACTGGGAAGGGGCAACTTACACTTGGAGTCATAATTACGCCATAACGAAAAATAATTGCTACAATTACGCAAACGATAAAGTTACAAATACCTTGGCACAGCCGGGAAGAGGAAGTGGACGGGAGTTGGCAGCAATTACGAATAATGAGGTAAGAGAAGCAGCCAGGAGAGATGGTTTGGTGTTGCTCCCTGACGCAGCTGGTGGCGGGATCCCGAACATATCGAAGAATGGTCCTTATCATCTGGTCGCACTGGTAGTTGACCCAG GTAATGATTACCACTGGTATCGCCTGGACAGCAATGGACTCTGGTCTCATAAACCTGGACGTACACGTATCACAAACAGGGATGGCGCTCTAAATCTGATCCCCGATCCACGCCTGGCCGTTAACGGACCTGGGCCATTTAATTATGCCTTCGTTTGTTTCATGAGAACAAACAAGAATACTGTCAATATCAGATGA